In Scylla paramamosain isolate STU-SP2022 unplaced genomic scaffold, ASM3559412v1 Contig122, whole genome shotgun sequence, the following proteins share a genomic window:
- the LOC135099383 gene encoding uncharacterized protein LOC135099383 isoform X2: MSLSSSSSAPPTPPRPPHPRHPGCHPHSPTHPGPHQHPHAARHLHHHPASPHPQAQEGPPAKTQAPGPPSSHGSCPTAPLIRPLALPHACPQGGVPTSLAAPGGAPIGGAPVSPGGHDSNDDEPPVLHPPAPEPRPTHHQPHHHIALASCGLHPAHDTSIHAGRDLTPSMYYSRSPARPYHHSPHTLGAPPTCWPLPCFTARPDCYSVRGGLRAWQPPHPRGLLAPRPLPRPTHPRAPPTCWRLPCFTARPDGYSGRGGCHTPEGSPPPDHCQYHSPVVQYHSSISPPFSRSPPWSPDGGRRASLTGWRSPCYQHHHHHHYTAPPRDRWSPQRSPRRVTRFLLPSPRGAAHYPQTAVPPRSGAAHPPAAPHATPRAIPIPGG, from the exons atgtccctctcctcctcctcctctgccccacccaccccgccccgccccccccACCCCAGACACCCTGGATGCCATCCCCATTCCCCCACCCACCCTGGACCTCACCAACATCCCCATGCCGCCcgtcaccttcaccatcaccccgCCAGCCCCCATCCCCAGGCCCAAGAAGGACCCCCTGCCAAGACCCAAGCCCCCggtcccccttcctcccatggCAGCTGCCCCACTGCCCCCCTTATCCGTCCCCTTGCCCTGCCCCACGCCTGCCCACAGGGAGGAGTCCCTACCAGCCTCGCCGCCCCGGGAGGTGCCCCCATCGGAGGGGCGCCGGTGTCCCCCGGGGGACATGATAGCAACGACGACGAGCCCCCCGTCCTGCATCCCCCGGCCCCCGagccccgccccacccaccaccagccacaccaccatata GCCTTGGCTTCCTGCGGCCTTCACCCTGCTCATGACACATCAATCCACGCCGGCCGGGACCTTACGCCTtcgatgtat tactCCCGCAGCCCAGCCCGCCCCTACCACCACAGCCCGCACACCCTAGGAGCGCCCCCCACATGCTGGCCTCTTCCCTGCTTCACGGCCAGGCCAGATTGCTACTCAGTGCGTGGCGGCCTCAGGGCGTGGCAGCCGCCACACCCGCGAGGGCTCCTCGCCCCCAGACCACTGCCACGGCCCACACACCCCAGAGCGCCCCCCACATGCTGGCGGCTTCCCTGCTTCACCGCCAGGCCAGATGGCTACTCAGGGCGTGGCGGCTGCCACACCCCCGAGGGCTCCCCGCCCCCAGACCACTGCCAGTACCACAGCCCCGTGGTGCAGTACCACAGTAGCATCAGTCCTCCCTTCTCCCGCAGCCCCCCGTGGAGCCCCGAtggggggcgccgcgccagcctCACAGGGTGGCGCAGTCCAtgctaccagcaccaccaccaccaccactacactgcCCCACCCCGCGACCGCTGGAGCCCCCAGCGCTCCCCACGCCGTGTTACCCGCTTTCTGTTACCCTCTCCCCGGGGCGCCGCTCATTACCCCCAGACCGCCGTGCCTCCCCGGAGCGGGGCCGCTCACCCCCCAGCCGCTCCCCACGCTACTCCCCGCGCCATTCCCATTCCCGGGGGCTGA
- the LOC135099383 gene encoding uncharacterized protein LOC135099383 isoform X3 — protein sequence MSLSSSSSAPPTPPRPPHPRHPGCHPHSPTHPGPHQHPHAARHLHHHPASPHPQAQEGPPAKTQAPGPPSSHGSCPTAPLIRPLALPHACPQGGVPTSLAAPGGAPIGGAPVSPGGHDSNDDEPPVLHPPAPEPRPTHHQPHHHIALASCGLHPAHDTSIHAGRDLTPSIPARPYHHSPHTLGAPPTCWPLPCFTARPDCYSVRGGLRAWQPPHPRGLLAPRPLPRPTHPRAPPTCWRLPCFTARPDGYSGRGGCHTPEGSPPPDHCQYHSPVVQYHSSISPPFSRSPPWSPDGGRRASLTGWRSPCYQHHHHHHYTAPPRDRWSPQRSPRRVTRFLLPSPRGAAHYPQTAVPPRSGAAHPPAAPHATPRAIPIPGG from the exons atgtccctctcctcctcctcctctgccccacccaccccgccccgccccccccACCCCAGACACCCTGGATGCCATCCCCATTCCCCCACCCACCCTGGACCTCACCAACATCCCCATGCCGCCcgtcaccttcaccatcaccccgCCAGCCCCCATCCCCAGGCCCAAGAAGGACCCCCTGCCAAGACCCAAGCCCCCggtcccccttcctcccatggCAGCTGCCCCACTGCCCCCCTTATCCGTCCCCTTGCCCTGCCCCACGCCTGCCCACAGGGAGGAGTCCCTACCAGCCTCGCCGCCCCGGGAGGTGCCCCCATCGGAGGGGCGCCGGTGTCCCCCGGGGGACATGATAGCAACGACGACGAGCCCCCCGTCCTGCATCCCCCGGCCCCCGagccccgccccacccaccaccagccacaccaccatata GCCTTGGCTTCCTGCGGCCTTCACCCTGCTCATGACACATCAATCCACGCCGGCCGGGACCTTACGCCTtcgat CCCAGCCCGCCCCTACCACCACAGCCCGCACACCCTAGGAGCGCCCCCCACATGCTGGCCTCTTCCCTGCTTCACGGCCAGGCCAGATTGCTACTCAGTGCGTGGCGGCCTCAGGGCGTGGCAGCCGCCACACCCGCGAGGGCTCCTCGCCCCCAGACCACTGCCACGGCCCACACACCCCAGAGCGCCCCCCACATGCTGGCGGCTTCCCTGCTTCACCGCCAGGCCAGATGGCTACTCAGGGCGTGGCGGCTGCCACACCCCCGAGGGCTCCCCGCCCCCAGACCACTGCCAGTACCACAGCCCCGTGGTGCAGTACCACAGTAGCATCAGTCCTCCCTTCTCCCGCAGCCCCCCGTGGAGCCCCGAtggggggcgccgcgccagcctCACAGGGTGGCGCAGTCCAtgctaccagcaccaccaccaccaccactacactgcCCCACCCCGCGACCGCTGGAGCCCCCAGCGCTCCCCACGCCGTGTTACCCGCTTTCTGTTACCCTCTCCCCGGGGCGCCGCTCATTACCCCCAGACCGCCGTGCCTCCCCGGAGCGGGGCCGCTCACCCCCCAGCCGCTCCCCACGCTACTCCCCGCGCCATTCCCATTCCCGGGGGCTGA
- the LOC135099383 gene encoding uncharacterized protein LOC135099383 isoform X1: MSLSSSSSAPPTPPRPPHPRHPGCHPHSPTHPGPHQHPHAARHLHHHPASPHPQAQEGPPAKTQAPGPPSSHGSCPTAPLIRPLALPHACPQGGVPTSLAAPGGAPIGGAPVSPGGHDSNDDEPPVLHPPAPEPRPTHHQPHHHIALASCGLHPAHDTSIHAGRDLTPSMYPPVEPRWGAPRQPHRVAQSMLPAPPPPPLHCPTPRPLEPPALPTPCYPLSVTLSPGRRSLPPDRRASPERGRSPPSRSPRYSPRHSHSRGLRSPCRSPSPRGEVYPYERRGWGCAAREWEALTTTITAPRQSREIGRARAMGTLSPAAVFDDDLRIMSEAEMFSTGFHKGGEQRVSPPSPLPSPKTLDAKSVGTLPAVSQLMMMMPPPPPA; the protein is encoded by the exons atgtccctctcctcctcctcctctgccccacccaccccgccccgccccccccACCCCAGACACCCTGGATGCCATCCCCATTCCCCCACCCACCCTGGACCTCACCAACATCCCCATGCCGCCcgtcaccttcaccatcaccccgCCAGCCCCCATCCCCAGGCCCAAGAAGGACCCCCTGCCAAGACCCAAGCCCCCggtcccccttcctcccatggCAGCTGCCCCACTGCCCCCCTTATCCGTCCCCTTGCCCTGCCCCACGCCTGCCCACAGGGAGGAGTCCCTACCAGCCTCGCCGCCCCGGGAGGTGCCCCCATCGGAGGGGCGCCGGTGTCCCCCGGGGGACATGATAGCAACGACGACGAGCCCCCCGTCCTGCATCCCCCGGCCCCCGagccccgccccacccaccaccagccacaccaccatata GCCTTGGCTTCCTGCGGCCTTCACCCTGCTCATGACACATCAATCCACGCCGGCCGGGACCTTACGCCTtcgatgtat CCCCCCGTGGAGCCCCGAtggggggcgccgcgccagcctCACAGGGTGGCGCAGTCCAtgctaccagcaccaccaccaccaccactacactgcCCCACCCCGCGACCGCTGGAGCCCCCAGCGCTCCCCACGCCGTGTTACCCGCTTTCTGTTACCCTCTCCCCGGGGCGCCGCTCATTACCCCCAGACCGCCGTGCCTCCCCGGAGCGGGGCCGCTCACCCCCCAGCCGCTCCCCACGCTACTCCCCGCGCCATTCCCATTCCCGGGGGCTGAGGTCCCCCTGCCGCTCCCCCTCCCCACGGGGTGAGGTGTACCCCTACGAGCGGCGGGGCTGGGGCTGCGCAGCCAGGGAGTGGGaggctctcaccaccaccatcacagccccAAGGCAGAGCAGAGAAATAGGGAG gGCAAGGGCTATGGGTACTCTCTCCCCTGCGGCAGTATTTGATGACGACCTCCGGATCATGAGCGAGGCAGAGATGTTCTCCACGGGGTTCCACAAGGGGGGGGAACAGCGAGTCTCCCCCCCCAGCCCGCTCCCCTCCCCCAAAACCCTGGATGCCAAGTCTGTGG gtacTCTCCCAGCCGTGTcacagctgatgatgatgatgccacccccacccccagcctga